A genomic window from Triticum urartu cultivar G1812 chromosome 7, Tu2.1, whole genome shotgun sequence includes:
- the LOC125525257 gene encoding uncharacterized protein LOC125525257, which produces MTPPTWFTNAIDVDGAREAIFRILRNKGEERVIYFHGWSGLGASTVLRSIAEVIPSKRTTPELCFDKIIHIDCSEWKGRRALQRAIAEELHLDSSVMDILDKQDGDDDFNGVDEISRDEITAVSGEIYHILKDSRFILIFHSGIDDEIDLYPLGIPSFGKFTKNIMIWTYKRRILTITEYEQHKLIQKLRYTHLLAYDRENYLTSGQLYALLCKEAAFIAARYQCLWGVNPMKVADCYVYTLFLQRSFHNKTNSDWVGVASNCWICDGILQKDITLEIRDVLHREISWECDDNVLAKFKEDFKLPFLIVKEDGVYEEGQYRWISTRSSDREIHAMKSLPEETSSFFLEFVMSDKPVALPDGLFEHSNNLGVLSLCCCAFNFASPPFLKCHGLRFLGLDNCTDDKTGEGKDYAGWVSLHSLWVLDLRYTVWNEILSQEKLDLMDNLVELSMEGVWCWQYISCLQGRLPNLQRLRIIKPTRGPDISTDPSNSFMDKAKLEILDLSGNSEMNIVPNSLSKASRLQVLILDGCNELKDVVVPDGLPRLLKSFSFDGYGSASCRAPTVELPSKQERPSTPTTKEGASISKISLEGCSQLENLFVRGLANLVELDLSGAAIKTLNFNTMVLEVPMLKRLFLLGCEHLRAIIWSSLTDSFKLELLCIDTRAETGRSRPCIDRNNSFQLEVHAIVVDARLARSVWQLLCNHYAAAENVYLNIHVTSAVYSELSQSKVKEKEKKIDMYGDQVSLLQLVQADRYSDVQSMVGDAPAAAFPKPPANNLDRHIEITKGSHVLDSGLGYVMTRFADSLHVHDVSTSASLPTVLWRLLRQCRVERCPKLGEAFPSETFEFLKLETFWASDLLTTRWICSKGYRDFNDGSFGKLQHLRLRSCPSLQFVLPVWFRSFPSLETLHIIHCGDLRHIFVLDKRWCPGETSIQVVAFPRLTTIHLHDLPVLQQICEVKMVAPKLNTIKIRGCWGLRRLPVVGARSGDMKKPTVEIEKDVWGALDWDEEVAPGHFEAPLHSRYYKKKLPRVSVLR; this is translated from the exons TTTACCAATGCCATAGATGTGGATGGCGCCAGAGAAGCAATATTCCGAATTCTTCGTAACAAGGGAGAAGAAAGGGTCATCTATTTTCATGGTTGGAGTGGACTTGGGGCATCTACCGTTCTTAGATCCATAGCAGAAGTTATCCCTTCTAAGAGAACCACTCCGGAACTATGCTTTGATAAAATAATTCATATAGATTGCTCGGAGTGGAAAGGTAGGAGGGCGTTGCAGAGGGCAATTGCAGAGGAGCTACACCTTGACAGCTCAGTAATGGATATACTGGATAAGCAGGATGGAGATGATGATTTTAATGGAGTTGATGAAATTTCAAGGGATGAAATAACAGCTGTGTCAGGAGAGATCTATCACATTCTGAAGGACAGTAGATTTATTCTTATTTTCCATTCCGGGATTGATGATGAGATCGATCTATATCCCCTTGGTATTCCTTCATTTGGCAAGTTCACAAAGAACATAATGATATGGACATACAAAAGGAGGATATTGACCATAACAGAATACGAACAACATAAACTAATACAAAAACTGAGGTACACCCATCTTTTGGCTTATGATAGAGAAAATTATTTAACAAGTGGACAGTTGTATGCACTATTGTGTAAAGAGGCTGCCTTCATAGCTGCTCGCTATCAATGCTTGTGGGGAGTCAATCCAATGAAGGTTGCTGACTGTTATGTTTACACACTATTCCTGCAACGTAGTTTTCACAACAAGACCAATTCTGATTGGGTTGGTGTTGCTTCCAATTGTTGGATATGTGATGGGATACTGCAGAAAGACATAACATTGGAGATACGTGACGTGTTGCACCGAGAGATAAGCTGGGAGTGTGATGATAATGTGCTCGCAAAGTTCAAGGAAGATTTCAAGCTTCCTTTCCTGATTGTTAAAGAAGATGGTGTGTATGAAGAAGGACAATACCGTTGGATTTCAACCAGGTCAAGTGATAGGGAAATACATGCTATGAAATCTTTACCTGAAGAGACATCGTCATTCTTCTTGGAATTTGTAATGTCCGATAAGCCAGTAGCATTACCAGATGGTTTGTTTGAACATTCCAACAACCTTGGTGTGCTATCCCTCTGTTGTTGTGCCTTCAATTTTGCATCACCTCCTTTCTTGAAATGCCATGGCCTACGATTCCTTGGGCTGGACAATTGTACAGATGACAAAACAGGTGAAGGAAAGGATTATGCCGGGTGGGTTTCTCTGCATAGCTTGTGGGTGTTGGACCTACGCTACACTGTGTGGAATGAAATCTTATCACAGGAAAAGTTGGATCTAATGGATAACCTCGTGGAGCTTAGCATGGAGGGAGTCTGGTGTTGGCAGTACATAAGTTGCTTACAAGGCCGGCTACCGAATCTTCAAAGGCTCAGGATAATCAAGCCTACACGTGGACCCGATATTTCAACAGATCCAAGCAACTCCTTCATGGACAAAGCAAAGCTAGAAATACTTGACCTGTCTGGCAACAGTGAGATGAACATTGTACCAAACAGCCTATCTAAGGCAAGTAGGCTCCAAGTGCTTATTCTGGATGGTTGCAATGAGCTTAAAGATGTTGTTGTCCCTGATGGGCTACCTCGCTTGCTGAAGTCCTTCAGCTTTGATGGATATGGGTCTGCTTCCTGCCGGGCACCAACTGTTGAGCTACCTTCGAAACAAGAACGTCCATCTACCCCAACAACAAAGGAGGGTGCCAGTATCTCTAAGATTTCCCTCGAAGGTTGCTCACAATTGGAGAATTTGTTTGTTCGTGGATTGGCCAATCTCGTTGAGCTTGACCTCTCCGGAGCTGCAATCAAGACACTTAATTTCAATACTATGGTGTTAGAAGTACCAATGTTGAAGCGATTATTTCTGCTAGGATGTGAGCACCTTCGGGCAATAATTTGGAGCAGCCTTACTGATAGCTTCAAGTTGGAATTGTTATGCATTGATACGCGAGCTGAAACTGGCCGTTCTCGGCCATGCATTGACCGGAACAATTCCTTTCAGTTGGAGGTGCACGCCATTGTTGTGGATGCAAGGCTTGCTCGGTCAGTGTGGCAACTATTATGTAATCATTATGCAGCTGCTGAGAATGTTTATCTTAATATCCATGTCACCTCTGCTGTGTATAGTGAGCTGAGTCAATCCAAAGTGaaagaaaaggagaagaagattgaCATGTATGGAGATCAAGTTAGCCTGCTGCAGCTTGTTCAAGCAGACCGGTACAGTGATGTCCAAAGCATGGTTGGTGATGCCCCTGCTGCAGCCTTTCCTAAGCCTCCGGCTAACAACCTGGATCGGCATATCGAGATTACTAAAGGGAGCCACGTCTTGGACAGTGGACTGGGATATGTGATGACAAGGTTTGCTGATTCCCTGCATGTCCATGATGTCTCAACAAGTGCTAGTTTGCCTACGGTATTATGGAGGTTGCTCAGGCAGTGCCGCGTGGAGAGGTGCCCCAAGTTGGGTGAAGCCTTCCCCTCGGAAACATTTGAATTTCTGAAGCTGGAGACCTTCTGGGCGTCCGATCTCCTAACAACCCGCTGGATATGCAGTAAAGGTTACCGCGACTTCAATGATGGTTCGTTCGGAAAGCTGCAGCATCTACGGTTGCGCTCTTGCCCCAGCCTCCAGTTCGTGCTCCCTGTGTGGTTCCGCTCCTTCCCAAGTTTGGAGACCCTCCACATCATCCACTGCGGAGACCTCAGGCATATATTCGTGCTAGACAAACGGTGGTGCCCAGGGGAAACATCCATCCAAGTTGTAGCATTCCCAAGGCTGACAACCATCCACCTGCACGACCTGCCAGTGTTGCAGCAGATCTGCGAGGTGAAGATGGTGGCACCAAAGCTCAATACCATCAAGATCAGAGGATGCTGGGGCCTGCGCCGGCTGCCGGTGGTGGGTGCCCGCAGCGGAGACATGAAGAAGCCGACCGTCGAGATCGAGAAAGACGTCTGGGGCGCTCTGGACTGGGACGAGGAGGTGGCCCCTGGCCACTTTGAGGCACCGCTGCACTCACGCTACTACAAGAAGAAACTACCCAGGGTCTCCGTCCTCAG GTGA